In a genomic window of Flavobacterium sp. KACC 22761:
- a CDS encoding DUF1572 domain-containing protein translates to MKNALEIANRFREIILNGTWVANTNYKNQLENLDWKIAVAEVQNLNTIAILAQHIHYYISGINQVFKGGTLDIKDKFSFDFPPIQSQQEWEIFLNKFWDAAEEFASLVEQMPDEKLDEGFVDVKYGTYRRNIDCMIEHSYYHLGQIVLIKKLLSN, encoded by the coding sequence ATGAAAAATGCACTAGAAATTGCAAATCGGTTTAGAGAGATTATTTTGAACGGAACTTGGGTTGCCAACACCAATTATAAAAATCAACTCGAAAATCTGGATTGGAAAATTGCAGTTGCTGAAGTTCAAAACTTAAATACAATTGCGATTCTTGCGCAGCATATTCATTACTACATTAGCGGAATAAATCAGGTTTTTAAAGGCGGAACTTTGGATATAAAAGACAAATTCAGTTTTGACTTTCCTCCTATTCAATCTCAACAGGAATGGGAAATTTTTCTAAATAAATTTTGGGATGCAGCTGAAGAATTTGCTTCTTTGGTGGAACAAATGCCAGATGAAAAATTAGACGAAGGTTTTGTTGATGTAAAATATGGCACTTACAGAAGAAATATTGACTGTATGATTGAACATAGTTATTATCATTTAGGACAAATTGTTTTGATTAAAAAGCTATTATCAAACTAA